GGCAATCTCGTTTTCATGATGTGGGAAGATGAGATCCATCCCACCGCCATGGATGTCGAAGGTTTCACCGAGGTGTCGAATCGACATGGCTGAACACTCGATGTGCCAGCCCGGCCGCCCTGGTCCCCACGGGCTTTCCCATGCCGGCTCGCCTGGCTTACTGCTCTTCCAAAGGGCAAAGTCCATCGGGTGATGTTTTCGGTCATCCACATCCACACGAGCGCCGGCTTGCAAGTCATCGAGCCGTCGTTTTGACAGCCTTCCATATTCCGGATATTTCGAGACCTCAAAATACACGTCTCCATCCACTGCGTAGGCCAATCCCTTTTTGATCAGTCGTTCTGTCAGCTGAATGATGTCGCCTATATGTTCCGTGGCCTTGGGCTCTGCAGTCGCAGCTCGGATCCCGAGCTTACCCATATCCTCATGGTAGGCCTGAATGAACTTGGCCGTCACGGCATCACAAGAAACTCCCTGTTCATTCGCCCGCTTGATGATCTTGTCGTCCACATCAGTGAAGTTCTTGACGAAAGCCACAGCATAACCGCTATACTCCAAGTACCGCCGGAGCACATCGAATACCAACGCGCTGCGGGCATGACCGATGTGGCAATAGTCATAGACCGTCACACCGCAAACGTACATACGTACTTTCTGCAGTTCAATCGACTCGAACGCCTCTTGTCTCCCAGTCAGGGTATTGAACAGTTTAAGCATACGGTTTAAGCTTCCGGACTCGTTCGTCGCCTTGGCCAGTGAGACCAGAGGAAGTACCCAATGGCTGCAGCCAGGACAAGTCCGATGACGATGTCAAATTGATGAAAGTAATCCCGAAGATGTTCCCACTGTTCACCCATACGAAGACCGATATAGGCCAACAGATAGCACCAGGGCAGCGCCCCTACAAATGTGAAGACGATAAACCGTGGGAAATTCATCTTCGCAATGCCGGCCGGAAGCGATATGAACGTCCGCACCACCGGGAGCATTCTGCCGAAAAAGACGGCTGCCTCTCCATATTTGGCGAACCAGCGATCGGCGATATCTAGATCGTGTTGTGAGACCAGGAAATACGGTCCATAGCGCTCTGCAAATGGTCGCCCACCCCAGACGCCCGCATAGTAGGCCACAATCGAACCGAGCACATTGCCGACCGCGCCGGCCAGCGTGACCCCGAGCATCGTAAACTGTCCGGTCATGACCAGATAGCCGGAAAACGGCATGATAATTTCACTGGGGAGCGGAATGCAGGCACTTTCGACGGCCATCGTGAAGAGGATGCCCCCATAGCCGAACCTGGAAATGCAGGCAATGACGAATCGGCTCAGCTCGCTGATGATGGTCTCGATCAGTCCTCCCATCACGCCCCTACCTGCCCTGTACGGCCGATCGCTGCCCGAGCGATTGAGGACTTCTTGACACCCCTGGCAATGATCGGCGCCCACTCGCGGAATTGATCCAGCACGCCATGATGCGTCGTGTCCAGACGGATCGGGGTGATGGAGACAAACCCTTCTTCGATCGCCTCGTGATCAGCGTCTTTACTGCGACTCCACGATATCCGCTCACCGGCAATCCAATAATATTTACGCCCGCGCGGATCGAGCTTTTCGATGATCGGATTATGAAACCGCCTTCGGCTGAGACAGGTGACCCGCACGCCGCTGATTCCGCGTTGCGGGCGATTTGGGATATTCACGTTCACGAGCGTCTCCTCCGGCAGACCGTGGGCAAGGACAAGCCGAACCACACGTACCGCATAGGTTGCACCGACGTCAAAGCGAAATGTCTGCACTCCTTCTTGGGATACCGCTACGGACGGTATTCCAAGGATGGTCCCTTCCATCGCCGCCGACACGGTGCCCGAGTACATCACATCATCGCCGAGGTTGACCCCTTTGTTAATGCCGGACACGACGATCGCAGGCGGTTTTGGCATGACTTTGAGCAGCGCAAGATTCACACAATCCACAGGGGTTCCATTCACGGCATACGTGCGTGGACTCAGTTCATGGAGGCGCAATGGCTTGTGCAATGTCACGGCGTGAGCGACTGCCGTGCGTTCCCGATCCGGGGCGACAATCCAGACTTCACCGATCGCAGCGAGCGCCTTCGCCAATGCGGTGATCCCCGGCGAATAGATACCGTCGTCGTTGGTCACGAGGATGCGCATGATCAGCCTTCAACACAAAGAGCTGCGCGCTGGATCAAGACCGAGTCGGTGGATACAGCCGCTCAGTTCTGAGCCCCCATCACTCAGCACTTTGGAGATTGGTCGGGGCGGCGGGATTTGAACCCACGACCACTCGCACCCCAAGCGAGTGCGCTACCGGGCTGCGCTACGCCCCGACACGGTCTTAACTCCGTAGGTACCCATCCTGGCAGATGAGTAGGCGACTGTCTTCGGTGAAACTGCCCTTCTCTCACAACGAATGAGCGTCGATAATCTTGAGAATCACTTGGAGATCCCCCCTCAACTTTTTGGCGACCTCCTTCGGGCGCAGCCGACGTGAAGCAGCCTGCCCACGACGTACCCAGTATCGCTTGACGCCCTCAAGGGTATGCCCCTCCTCATAGAGCATACGCTTGATTTCCAGAACGGTTTCGACATCCCGTTGAATATAGAGGCGTTGGTTCCCTCGACTCTTTTTGGGCTTCAAAAAAGTGAATTGAGTTTCCCAGAAACGAAGCACATACGCGGGAAGCTTCGTCAATCGACTCACTTCGCCGATTTTATAGAAAACCTTGCTCCCCAGCCTGGGTTCAGTTCCCATGACCGGCCTCACGGTACGCCTTGTCGTTTGTCGACGGAGCCGAGCTGGTTGTTGACCTGTCTGCTTTGTTTACGCAGGATGATCAAAAAGACCACCCGCAAGGCCGCAGCGAGCGACAAGCCGAGCCGTACAATGCGTCGTACGGTGAGGCTTTGAGCGATGCGAGAACGAAGCGGGCGGTTTTTTTCAGCATCCTGCTATGAATTGACGTATTTCTTGAATACCTGGCTCGGCCGAAACGTCACCACTCGACGGGGGGTAATGCCGATTTCTTCTCCAGTTCGAGGATTTCGTCCTTTACGGGCTCCCTTGCTGCGGACAACAAAATTTCCAAACCCCGCGATTTTGACCGATTCGCCCTTCTGCAAGACGGACTTCAGCAAATTCAGCACAAACTCAACGATATCAGCTGCTTCATTTTTTGAGATGCCGACTTGCTTGAAAATTTCGTCACCGATATCCGCCTTTCTCATGCCACCCCCATACGTGACCACTGCAACCCGCCGCGTTTCTGTCCGACCGGCTCCTCTCGCGATTCGATGAGTTTTGCTTAAGTTACGTGAGGTTATGAGACCTGTCAAGAATTAATTTGGTGAATGTTTATGAAAAATACTCTAGCCCTTGGCGAGAAGCTTGTACTCGATACTGTCTACGAGTGCCTGCCAGGTCGCTTCGATGATGTTTTCTGAAACCCCCACCGTCCCCCACTTATCTTTGTGGTCTCCGGATTCGATCAGGACACGTACTTTTGATTCGGTCCCCCGATTGGCCGCCAGCACACGCACCTTATAGTCAAGCAGCTTTACTTCTCGAAGCTGAGGGTAGAATTTTTCCAATGACTTACGCAGCGCATGGTCAAGCGCATTGACCGGTCCGGTCCCGACAGCCGCCGTATGTTCGATAGCCTCTCCCACCTTGACCATTACCGTCGCCTCAGAAAGAGGAGCTCCGTTCTCCTGCTTTTTTTCAACGATGACTCGGAATCCGAGCAATTGAAACGAAGGTTTGTGGCTCCCCATCGCCTTCCGCATCAACAGTTCGAACGATCCTTCTGCGCCTTCGAATTGATAGCCCTGGTTCTCACGGTCTTTCAGCGTATGTATCAGCTCGTCGACCTTGGAATGGTTCTTTGGAAGCTTGAT
This genomic window from Nitrospira sp. contains:
- a CDS encoding DedA family protein, which encodes MGGLIETIISELSRFVIACISRFGYGGILFTMAVESACIPLPSEIIMPFSGYLVMTGQFTMLGVTLAGAVGNVLGSIVAYYAGVWGGRPFAERYGPYFLVSQHDLDIADRWFAKYGEAAVFFGRMLPVVRTFISLPAGIAKMNFPRFIVFTFVGALPWCYLLAYIGLRMGEQWEHLRDYFHQFDIVIGLVLAAAIGYFLWSHWPRRRTSPEA
- the surE gene encoding 5'/3'-nucleotidase SurE, with translation MRILVTNDDGIYSPGITALAKALAAIGEVWIVAPDRERTAVAHAVTLHKPLRLHELSPRTYAVNGTPVDCVNLALLKVMPKPPAIVVSGINKGVNLGDDVMYSGTVSAAMEGTILGIPSVAVSQEGVQTFRFDVGATYAVRVVRLVLAHGLPEETLVNVNIPNRPQRGISGVRVTCLSRRRFHNPIIEKLDPRGRKYYWIAGERISWSRSKDADHEAIEEGFVSITPIRLDTTHHGVLDQFREWAPIIARGVKKSSIARAAIGRTGQVGA
- a CDS encoding MerR family transcriptional regulator — its product is MGTEPRLGSKVFYKIGEVSRLTKLPAYVLRFWETQFTFLKPKKSRGNQRLYIQRDVETVLEIKRMLYEEGHTLEGVKRYWVRRGQAASRRLRPKEVAKKLRGDLQVILKIIDAHSL
- a CDS encoding integration host factor subunit alpha, producing the protein MRKADIGDEIFKQVGISKNEAADIVEFVLNLLKSVLQKGESVKIAGFGNFVVRSKGARKGRNPRTGEEIGITPRRVVTFRPSQVFKKYVNS